A genomic stretch from Candidatus Eremiobacteraceae bacterium includes:
- the rpsO gene encoding 30S ribosomal protein S15, protein MALKKEHKTSVIDKHKRKDNDTGSPEVQIALLTESINDLTEHLKTHKKDHASRRGLLMKVGKRRRLLRYLEGSDLERYRKIVNELGLRH, encoded by the coding sequence ATGGCATTGAAAAAAGAACATAAGACCTCGGTCATCGATAAGCACAAGCGCAAAGACAACGATACCGGGTCGCCCGAAGTCCAGATCGCCCTTTTGACCGAATCGATCAACGACCTCACCGAGCATCTCAAGACGCACAAGAAAGACCACGCCAGCCGGCGCGGCCTGCTCATGAAGGTCGGCAAACGGCGCCGCTTGCTGCGCTATCTCGAGGGCTCCGATCTGGAACGCTACCGCAAGATCGTCAACGAATTGGGCCTGCGTCACTAG